A stretch of Lathyrus oleraceus cultivar Zhongwan6 chromosome 6, CAAS_Psat_ZW6_1.0, whole genome shotgun sequence DNA encodes these proteins:
- the LOC127091906 gene encoding BEL1-like homeodomain protein 3, with protein sequence MYPNQAFSSGSYAEMISGNTLLPHNYSESVGGQNELKFIASMDDSMNMQSIDQGHSNAATTDPTTQFGLVESDQNVQCQGLSLSLGTMMPSFQYQYPGNGFTSLMNAQISNLKGSVSLKDDEDLRNAECNAYQNSVKREGFYNPHSSIGLNEGQSDPCLHGSAILPNNGLNAHYLKAAQELLDEIVNVRKTLKQTGLEKQQSFRDTGLDGSRDSDGKSTTQSMQISSGPNGSNANNSSAELSPAERQHFLDKKTKLLSMLDEVDKRYRQYCHQMQIVVSSFDMVAGCGAAEPYTALALRTISRHFRCLRDAISGQIQVTQRSLGEQEGIPRLRYVDQQLRQQKALQQLGVMRQAWRPQRGLPESSVSILRAWLFEHFLHPYPKDSEKIMLARQTGLTRNQVANWFINARVRLWKPMVEEMYKEEFGDSETSSNLLSENTPKAPRDEDLRVWDDKRDESHDKLITIDNVQQQQGQIAGLKLDHASSSTTTGTELERGNQSNDHWTNVMDSRIGKMQGDQQRFNMNNSPYSNAPISINQNGENCIMDSTPTTYDDLSELSNFAVGGHVSLALELRNSESDGFGLSNDDVNKRRNQTLASSPDNDLLDYHFTDNGKQQHKFGNPHLLHEFVV encoded by the exons ATGTATCCGAACCAAGCGTTTTCGTCGGGATCTTACGCCGAGATGATTTCTGGGAACACTTTGTTACCTCATAACTATAGTGAATCTGTAGGAGGACAAAATGAGTTGAAGTTTATCGCGTCTATGGACGACTCGATGAATATGCAGTCTATTGATCAAGGGCATTCAAATGCTGCTACGACCGATCCAACGACGCAATTTGGACTCGTTGAGAGCGATCAAAATGTACAATGTCAAGGCTTGTCTCTTAGCCTTGGAACAATGATGCCTTCCTTTCAATATCAGTATCCCGGAAACGGTTTCACCTCGCTAATGAATGCTCAGATTTCAAATTTAAAAGGGTCTGTGTCTCTTAAAGATGATGAGGATTTGAGAAATGCGGAGTGTAATGCATATCAGAATTCTGTCAAAAGGGAGGGTTTCTATAATCCGCACTCTTCGATAGGTCTGAACGAAGGTCAATCTGATCCATGCTTGCACGGATCAGCGATTCTTCCGAACAATGGCCTTAACGCACATTACCTTAAGGCGGCACAGGAATTGCTTGATGAAATAGTTAATGTTCGAAAGACTTTGAAACAAACTGGATTGGAAAAACAACAAAGTTTTCGTGATACTGGTTTAGATGGTTCCAGAGATTCTGATGGAAAATCTACAACCCAATCTATGCAAATTTCTTCTGGTCCTAATGGTTCTAATGCAAACAACTCTTCGGCTGAGCTGTCGCCTGCGGAGCGACAGCATTTCTTAGATAAGAAAACAAAACTTTTGTCCATGTTGGATGAG GTAGACAAAAGATACCGACAGTACTGTCATCAGATGCAGATTGTTGTATCGTCTTTCGACATGGTTGCTGGTTGTGGAGCAGCGGAACCATACACGGCTCTTGCTTTGCGCACAATTTCTCGTCACTTTCGCTGTTTGCGTGATGCTATTAGCGGTCAAATTCAAGTGACTCAAAGAAGTCTCGGAGAACAAGAGGGAATACCTCGTCTCCGCTATGTCGATCAGCAGCTTAGACAACAGAAAGCTCTTCAGCAACTTGGTGTAATGAGACAAGCTTGGAGACCTCAGAGAGGACTTCCCGAAAGCTCTGTTTCAATACTCCGTGCGTGGCTCTTCGAGCATTTCCTTCATCC TTATCCTAAGGATTCGGAGAAAATTATGTTGGCAAGACAAACAGGCTTGACTCGAAACCAG GTAGCGAATTGGTTTATTAATGCGAGGGTGCGTCTATGGAAACCAATGGTCGAAGAAATGTACAAAGAAGAGTTTGGCGATTCCGAGACAAGCAGCAATCTTTTATCAGAAAACACACCGAAAGCTCCAAGAGACGAAGATCTTCGAGTGTGGGATGATAAAAGAGATGAGTCTCATGACAAGTTAATAACCATTGATAACGTTCAACAACAACAAGGTCAAATCGCAGGGTTGAAGCTGGATCATGCATCCTCCTCGACCACCACGGGGACAGAATTGGAAAGAGGGAATCAAAGTAATGATCATTGGACAAATGTGATGGATTCTAGAATCGGGAAAATGCAGGGTGATCAACAAAGGTTTAACATGAATAATAGTCCGTATTCAAATGCACCTATCTCGATAAACCAAAATGGCGAAAACTGCATAATGGATTCTACTCCTACTACTTATGATGATTTATCCGAGTTGAGTAACTTCGCTGTTGGTGGACATGTCTCGCTTGCTTTGGAGTTGAGGAACTCGGAAAGTGATGGATTTGGTTTGTCGAATGATGACGTCAATAAAAGGCGTAATCAAACATTGGCTTCTTCGCCGGATAATGATTTGTTAGATTATCATTTCACAGACAATGGAAAGCAACAACATAAGTTTGGCAATCCTCATTTATTACACGAGTTTGTTGTCTGA
- the LOC127093609 gene encoding uncharacterized protein LOC127093609, producing MSDSSNSESCNPNREDPVSDSANTSHARRPKEIVSGFSSAIALDEQTREGSRYVHNAIATMVTGILSGNHKVLGVSVPLNTIVPENVACQENTVSLGKNVSDDAEQTDAHEGSNIDKPLENVGSEEVCVTHDVSDNPNCEAETVNLEEFSDNEWKYVYHKRLTLERELAQNVLECKEIVDLIQEARLMKTVTQLSKCYEILVKEFIVNVSEECVDGKSREFRKVYVRGKKWPLKGKLVASKLSVKYAMLHKIGAANWVPTNHKSTVAVMLGKFIYVVGTKAKFDYGTYIFYQTMKHAGSFSVKGPIDFPSLICGIVLNQFPNILTENDFVKRREIPLAFNHKLFLGKHVPDIAMATGETSSVCNQPGKVVVIAILKETCKELEARKLTLENLIIKLEMTEDDALGEAADAAEGAARQSTEGEEDASPDDGTDDDADSESDE from the exons ATGTCTGATTCCTCTAACTCTGAATCATGCAACCCTAACAGGGAAGATCCTGTGTCTGACTCTGCGAATACCTcacatgcaagaagacctaaagaaatTGTCTCAGGCTTCTCCTCAGCAATCGCGCTTGATGAACAAACCAGAGAAGGCTCCAGGTATGTTCACAATGCCATTGCAACTATGGTGACTGGAATTTTGTCTGGTAATCATAAGGTTCTTGGGGTCTCAGTTCCCTTAAACACGATTGTACCGGAAAATGTTGCTTGTCAAGAAAATACAGTTTCCTTAGGAAAGAATGTGTCTGATGATGCTGAGCAAACTGatgctcatgaggggtcaaaTATTGACAAACCCTTAGAGAATGTGGGTAGTGAAGAAGTCTGTGTCACTCATGATGTCAGTGACAATCCTAACTGTGAAGCTGAAACAGTTAACCTGGAGGAATTTTCTGATAATGA gtggaagtatgttTATCACAAGAGGCTGACTTTGGAaagggaactggctcagaatgtTCTGGAATGTAAGGAGATTGTAGACCTTATTCAAGAGGCAAGGTTAATGAAAACTGTGACTCAGCTCTCAAAGTGCTATGAGATTTTAGTAAAGGAGTttattgtcaatgtgtctgaggaatgtgTTGATGGAAAGTCTAGGGAATTCAGAAAAGTATACGTGCGAGGCAA GAAGTGGCCCCTAAAAGGTAAGTTGGTGGCCAGCAAACTCAGTGTCAAGTATGCTATGCTGCACAAAATTGGAGCTGCTAACTGGGTGCCCACCAATCACAAATCTACAGTGGCTGtaatgcttggaaagttcatatATGTCGTTGGAACCAAAGCCAAGTTTGACTATGGAACCTACATTTTTTATCAAACCATGAAGCATGCAGgaagcttcagtgtgaaggggcCTATAGACTTTCCTTCCCTCATATGTGGTATTGTGTTGAATCAATTTCCAAACATATTAACAGAAAATGAttttgtgaaaagaagagagatTCCTTTGGCCTTCAATCATAAACTGTTCCTAGGGAAGCATGTTCCTGACATTGCCATGGCAACAGGAGAGACATCAAGTGTTTGCAATCAACCAGGTAAAGTTGTTGTCATTGCAATACTCAAAGAAACATGCAAGGAGTTAGAGGCAAGGAAGCTCACTTTGGAAAATTTGATTATCAAATTGGAGATGACTGAAGATGATGCACTTGGTGAAGCTGCTGATGCTGCAGAAGGAGCTGCAAGACAAAGTACAGAGGGTGAAGAGGATGCCAGTCCTGATGATGGCACTGATGATGATGCTGACTCTGAGTCAGATGAATAA